A window of Cellulosimicrobium protaetiae genomic DNA:
CCGCCGTGGATCACGACACCGGCCCAGCCGTTCTCCACCGCGCTCGCCGCGATGAGGTCGCCCATGAGGGCCGTGCGGACCGAGCCGCCGCCGTCGACGACCAGCACGCGCCCCTCCCCCGGCTCGGCGAGCCTCGCCTTGACGAGCGCGTTGTCCTCGAAGCAGCGGATCGTCGCGGCCGGGCCCGCGAACGCGGCGACGCCCCCGTACTGCCGGAGCTGGACGTCGCACGACTGCAACGCCTCGCCGTGCTCGTCGGCGAGGTCCGCGGTCGCGGGGACGGGCTGGACCATCTGTGCGGTCTCGGACATCGGTCTACCTCCTGGTACCTCGTCGACGGCTCTCCGACGCTACCGTTCCGCCGGTCGAGTGCGGGTATCTGTCGTCCAGCAGGCTTCGCCACGACGGGTACCCCGCACTCAGCGGCTCTCGGGGCTGCGAGAATCGGGGGCGTGAGCGAAAGCCCCGACCCCGGCACCGACTGGCGACCGCACGTCGCCGACCCGGCCGCACGACCGCCGTCGACCCTGCCCCACGTGGTGTTCTTCGAGCCGCGCATCCCCGGCAACACGGGCAACGCGATCCGCCTCGCCGCGGTGACCGGAGCGCGCCTGCACCTCGTGGAGCCGCTCGGGTTCGACCTGGACGAGCCCAAGCTGCGCCGCGCGGGACTCGACTACCACGACCTCGCGAGCGTCGAGGTGCACGCGGACCTCGACGCCGCGCTCGCGACCCTCCCGGGCCGCGTGTTCGCGTTCACGACGCGCGCGACGACGTCGTTCACCGACGTGACCTACCGGCCCGACGACGTCCTGCTGTTCGGCCCCGAGCCGACGGGCCTGCCCGACG
This region includes:
- the rraA gene encoding ribonuclease E activity regulator RraA, coding for MSETAQMVQPVPATADLADEHGEALQSCDVQLRQYGGVAAFAGPAATIRCFEDNALVKARLAEPGEGRVLVVDGGGSVRTALMGDLIAASAVENGWAGVVIHGGVRDTAVLRTLPLGIKALGSNPRKSAKDGAGERDVPVTFGGATFMPGATVVSDDDGVVVLP
- a CDS encoding tRNA (cytidine(34)-2'-O)-methyltransferase, which gives rise to MPHVVFFEPRIPGNTGNAIRLAAVTGARLHLVEPLGFDLDEPKLRRAGLDYHDLASVEVHADLDAALATLPGRVFAFTTRATTSFTDVTYRPDDVLLFGPEPTGLPDDVLAHRRITDQLKIPMLPGRRSLNLTNAASIAVYEAWRQTGFAGGA